CCCCTCAGAAGTCCTCATGGACATTGGACTCGCCAACGACTTTCGTTGGCCTGATGAGCAACCTCCGTTGCTACACACACTCAGATTCGGAGAGTGGTACGAAGCTCCTCCACCGTGCCAATGGTGATTTCATCCCTTGTAATTATTGTTGAGAAAAACCTATAAACCACATAATCCATCGtgctaaataattaaaaatttgacTTAAATCATAATCGGAAGCATACTTGAGATCatatttctgaattttttaaaatgtgtCTTGATCATCCAGATCTAGGCACTATTTTTCTTGAGAGAATCTTTTAGTTTTCTCTTctaaactattttcttaataaagaaaaaataggGAACGTGATGCCACGTGATCtgggaccatgacccatataTAGATAATGTCTATTATTATCTTTGGATATTTCGTTTTAGCCCATCATGAAAACAGAAATCACACTTATATCTCTACAAATTAAAAGCAAACAACCTATTAGATATATTAAAGCCTAATAGTCAAACTTTTAACTGATCACTTTAATTTTTGGCTTAGCTTAATATCCAtaacacataattattcacatataagcctatataaataaaattgatcaaacaatctcccacttgggctATATGTGTAACCTTATAATTATGTTTGCGAAAATTAACTTATGAGCTCAAAGATCTTATCAATTCGAAATGTATATATAACCAATCTGAtccatcaatcacatcaacataGAATCAAAACATTCTTCACTACACTAAAGGTAACTAGACCCAACAATGGTCACATATGCCAACACAAACCGAATGAAATGGATTATGAAGTGGATGTGTAGCATggaaatttcatgcaatgtgaTCATAACTTGCATATTTTCGACTGGTCCCCCCTTAACCTTATTGAGATCTAACTTTAAACCATAATCAAACTGTAACTTAACTTGAAATGCATTTCcgcagaaaataaatttacataactGTAACTGAAATGTCGACAactgaaaagcatttaaaataactaaCTCACACTAAAACTGAATTTCCTCAATTGAGATAACACAAATACGAGTTGTGTTCTCTTGAAATTATTTGGATGGTAGTCCCTTAGTAAGCGGATCCGCGGCCATGGAGCTTGTACCGATATGCTCAATAGACAACTTTCCACTCTCAATTATTTCATTAACAACCATTAACTTAATATCAATATGTTTTGACTTCATCGAACTCTTGTTATTATTGGAATACATGACTACTGATTAATTGTCGTAATGTATTCTTAGTGGCCTTTCAATTCCATCAACAGTGTGCAGTCTCGTGACAAAATTTTGCAGCCATATTTCATGATTATGTGCCTCGTAACATGCTACAAATTCAGCTATCATGACAGAAAAAGCTATAAGAGACTGTTTAACACTCTTCCAGGAAATGGTACATCCAGCAAGAAGATAGATGTAGCCTGACGTGTATTTCATACTATCTTGGCATCCAACAAATTCAGAGTCAGTGTACCCAATGATCTCAAGCTGATTCAACCTCCGATATATGAGCATGTAATCTTTTGGTCTCTGTAGGTATTGTAAATCTCTTTTGACTATTTTACAATGTTCTTCTCCCGGATTACTTCAATATCGTCCCAACATTCTTATCACGTAAGCAATATCTGGATGTgtacaaacctgagcatacatcagaTTCCCCACTGCAGATGCATAGGAAATCTTCTGCATTTATTCTTCCTCAAAATCTTTCTTGCGGCATTGTTTGAGACTCAATTTGTCTCCCTTAGCCATAGGGTTATCCGTTGGTTTATAGTCCTGCATCCCATATCGCATGAGAAATTTCTTGATGTATCCTTTTTGATTTCCAAAAATATCTCGAGAATGATCCCGATGTATTTAGATACCCATTAAAAAAGATACATCACCAAGATTtttcatctcaaaattcttagaGAGAAATCTCTTGGTGTCATGCAACAATTCTATATCACTGCTAACAAGTAGGATGCcattaacatataaaaccagAAAATATGTTTACTCTCACAGAACTTATGGTACACACAATCATTGACcaaaaattcatctcaaaaccaaacgagatgatcacttgatgaaatttaAAAGATCATTGTCAAGATGTTTGCTTGAGCCTATAGATAGATTTCTTTAATATGCAAAACATATTATTTGTGTATTTGGACACAAAATTTTATAGTGCATCATATAAATCATTTCATCAATGTCATCATTTAGAAACGCAGACTCtacatccatctgatgaagCTCAAGATCGAAATACGCCACCAAAGCCATTATAATCCTTAAAGAGTATTTCGAAGAAACCAGAAAGAAAGTCTCTTTATCATTAATGCATTCTTTCTGTGTAAATCCTTTAGCAACAAGACGAACCTTACATCTTTCCACATTGCTTTCCGAATCCTTGTCGTATTAAATATCCATTTGCAACCAATGAGATTCGTATCTTTAGGTAATGGGCAAGATCCCATATGTCATTGTCCTTAATAGATTTTATCTCCTCATTCATGACATCATTTCACTTTTGAGAGTTATAAATTTTCATGGCTTGACAGAAGTTGATAGGATCATCCTCCATTAGTCCAGTGTCTGcctcatgttcttgaagaatTACAATTTAATCATCTAGCATTGCATTTCTCCGCCGCGCGCTTCAAACTCTGTCATGCCTTAGCATACGATATATCATACTCATATTTTGATTTAATACTTTCTCGCACATACTTGATATCGTATGCAGGATCACAACGCACGATTCCCAAAAGTGTACTGGCTATCATGTTGACGTCAAAGTTGTGGTGATCTATACCCACTTGGCTAGATATGCATGTGTGTCCATCaccatattttgtgatcatgaaatagcctaatttatttttcattgatgCTCGAAGTCCCCACCCACAATTGCCaccttttgacccattcttgcaTTTGACCTTCCAAATTGTCGGAGAACTTTCGACAACGATATATTCACATCTCAAAACTCGAATAGAAAAATCTTTCACTGAagctattaaatatttttttctcttaaAAACCATTTTCACAGCGAGCTCAggtgatgcaaacgtggttggtcaagcaccaaagaaggcatgagagtcgttggagttgcccgaaggacctataacgaggggacgtagcaagaagtttaaagaagcacttcaaggattcatggtgagctATGAAGGAAGTCATCCAAAttgggtgtctaaattagaggagcttgaggaacatggacacaatgatggaagtgtttggaatgtaattcaagtgctaaatgaccatgaggacagcagcacacGCGCAACCGCGCCAGAAGCGGCGTAGCCACGTGCGCGCATGCGCGCCTGAACCGACGCGGCCGCGCGCCCCCTGCTGATGCAAGGCAGAATGCCGCGTGCCATCGCGCGAGAAGTGGCGCCACCTGCGCGCACTGCCGTGTCAAACTTGCTAGACAACTtttgttatgactttttacactattttttcatgttttattgattatataatcattgtatcagaccatgaacgagGGAATTCAGAGATATAAGAAATTTCTTGAGGTTtttctcaatattcaaggctattttagctttgttcttcacaaaaatcaaacttatcaaagattgcatctttgtggcgtttgtcaattgttttcgcactggattgtcaaaataagttctttgaaggttcgtatgaaattcgattgttactatcgttgatatttgttgctaagttttaatcacttagaggtgaatatcacaaatcgttgcttgtttcaaaagatcgggacaacataatcgatccttgttcgttattgaattgagggcgcgattctaattaatcgtgtttgcttctcattcgtacgaggattcgtatcatttggtatcaacTCAGgcgttttcactcgaatttgatagttctctctaaagtgtgatcaatctttaaatttgtatatcaaactaacaagattcaactcgtggacactcaCAACTGTATCACTTGGACTGCGCAAAACCAAGAACGCtagaataacgcagatcttacaacaatacaaaggataacacggatctgaaaacagaaacgaaagtataacacagatctgaaaacagaacaaaatttagaaagatctgaaaataaaaaaaagagagaaaaaaaaggagagtcgagtgaattttctttggagtgatcgtgagaatttgggtgaggaatatcttttatttatactaacattttcttgcaggtacaaaatctgaaaataaaatggaGAGGGATGTAGGAGATGGTTCGAaccaggggttgtctaaggtccaaatggaggcgttatttggtcattttagtaggatgatgagggccgagttggatcctttacatgagaggttggataggcttgaggttAGTAATAacgaaaataaatctaagcctaaaggtttgggtagaggcgaagaagaagaggatgaatatgatttgggaggagaagaggagagtcaaaactgagaactggggtaggaacggaagaggtagagggtttggtagaggaagaagagaagtCGTACGGgataggtacgatgatgggaatagggaagatggtaacataggtagcattaagatgaaaattccgtcgttccatggtaagtcagacccagaggcttatttagaatgggaaaagcgagttgaatttgttttttattGTCACCACTATTCTGAACTcaaaaaggttaggttggcagtgattgagtttgttgattatgcacttatttggtgggatcaattattgaccactaagagaagatgcaatgagaggcctatagaaaatTTGGCTGAGATgaagagcgtaatgaggaagaggtttgtaccaaatcactactatagagaaatgtttaagaggttacaaactttgagacagggtgtgaagagtgttgaggactactataaagagttggaagtTGTCATGATTAGAGTAAACATAGAGGAGGAtcgtgaggctactatggctcatttcctgtgtggtttgaacaaggagattcaagaccaagtggagcttaggcactaTTTGGATATAGATGAGATGGTgcagatggcgataaaagtggagcaacaactcaagaggagaggagaggagttggtcgcACCACTCAAGTGGGGAAtgcatcaacaccttggcgttccaacgttgttaaacgtgaagaaggcAAGGTTGTGGTCAAaaccaaagttgacattaaacaggaagCGCCTAAGCATGTAGTGCAAGGTAAATtcgaaactcctattaatcgttctagagatatcaaatgttttaggtgtcaaggagttggacatattgctagccaatgtcccaataaaagggtgatggtgttgaatacttatggggagtatgaatctcatagtgagggagatgatggagatgatgaagatgagatgcctgcgttagaggatcctgatgagggatatgaggcagttgtgggtgaggctttagtgactaggcgtatcatgagtgcccaagtcaagaaAGAGGAGACTAACCAGCgagaaaacttgttccatactagatgttttgtcagtggcaaggtttgcaacattattatagatggaggaagttgcaCCAATGTGGCTAGTATTCAGATGCTAGAAAATTTGGGTATACCTACGTTAaggcatcctcaaccatataggctacagtggttgaacgactgtgctgaagtgaaagtAAACAAACAAGTCTTGGTggcgttttcgattgggaagtatgttgatgagatgttgtgtgatgtggtaccaatgcatgcgTGTCATATTTTGCTagggagaccatggcaatatgataggcaagtacAGATGACGGGTTTAGGAatagatattcttttgtactcaagaaagaaacTATTGTTTTACTTcatttgtccccaaaacaagtgttggaggaccaattgaaaaaaagaagagagaagaggccgaaaaaaagagtgagaaCAAAAGTTAGATGGCCCTtgaaagaaaagatgagatGACTGAAAGAAAGAGAGATAAAAAatgtgagatagccatacaaaacaaaaaagagagtaaagaaattgagaggaaagaaaatgagaggaaagaggccaaaaagaaaacatatatgactcaaaaagttgagatgaaacaTTTAATGtgcacacatgaaccacttgtgttgattctttactaAGAGATTCTCCTTAACACAAGTGACATAGTcgggtcccttccgagcattgttgtttcacttttgcaggaatttgaagatTTGTTTCCGGAAGAGTTACCTCAAGgcttaccaccattgaggggaatCGAGCACCAAATCGATTTCGTGCCGGggaagtgcattgccaaatcgtccagcctataggagcaatccggaggagactaaggaacttcagcggcaggtaagtgagttgttagataggggttttgtgcgtgagtccatgtcaccttgtgcttgtacctgttttactagttcctaagaaagatggctcatggcgtatgtgtgtagattgtagagcaatcaataacataaccattcagtataggcatcccatacctagactagatgatatgttagatgaattgcatggtgcttgtatctttagcaaaattgatttgaagaggtggttatcaccaaattagaatgagagaaggtgatgagtggaaaactgcatttaaaaccaaatatgggttatatgagtggatggtcatgccttttggcttaactaacgcttcTAGCACCTTTATAAGGttaatgaatcatgttttgcgtgcaCACACAGGaaagtttgttgtggtttattttgatgatatcctagtgtatagcaaaaacttggatgagcatgttaatcacttgagacttgtgctaatcacactaagggctgaaaatttatatgctaacttaaagaaatgtgatttttgtccTAGCaagcttgtctttcttggttttgtggtaagttcacagggaATACAAGTGGAATGAAgataaggtaagtgctattcgagattggccaactcctgctactgttggtcaagtccgaagttttcatggtcttgcaagcttctataggaggtttgtaaaggatttcAGTACACTggcagcaccgatgacggcggtgattaaaaaaaatgttccattccattggggcgaggagcaagagaagtcttttaatattattaaacaaaaattaattaatgctcctttacttgttttgcctgatttttctaatacttttgaaattgaatgtgatgcttca
This window of the Primulina tabacum isolate GXHZ01 chromosome 4, ASM2559414v2, whole genome shotgun sequence genome carries:
- the LOC142541988 gene encoding secreted RxLR effector protein 161-like, translating into MQKISYASAVGNLMYAQRPKDYMLIYRRLNQLEIIGYTDSEFVGCQDSMKYTSGYIYLLAGCTISWKSVKQSLIAFSVMIAEFVACYEAHNHEIWLQNFVTRLHTVDGIERPLRIHYDN